agTAAGTGGTTATTGGATGAACTCGGTGGGACAAACAGCCATTACTTCAAACGTTCAGTTACAATTAACCGTAGCCAGTCCACATTTTGTCATCGCCACGTTCAGCAGGAGCGACAACGTTGTctaacgttcagatagaaatgtatgatATAGAACAAATATAATTCTCTGGTATGTAGAAAAAGTAATCGCATCAGCTCATTGAATatctatctgcaacgttccacAACGCTGCAGTATCAGCTACTTAACCTAACGATCTGGAACACACCCCTTTACGAAAGTAGCACAGGGAACGAACTGGTAAGGACAATAAGCATTCACGACTGACGGACATAAAATTAATAAAGTTTTAAAACCAAGACAAGTGAGTAGTAAATGATAGCAAAATGACATTTCAGCGACACTTTCGTCAATTCAGTTTCGGTTCATGAATGATCGTTCGGTTTCAGAACTTGTTTGCGTGAACCTGCTACAGTTCcccagtgtttgtttacatggtcACGTTGACAGAAATATGATCTAATAATAGTTAATAGGGATTCAACTTTAGGTATGTTTCTCACTAGATATGCTTATGTTTTACAATAATACTTTGTGTATCCATATTCCTTGGAGCATTGATCTCAAGTTGACAACCCCTCTtgagacaccaacacacagatcGGAGAGGTTTGAGCAGGGCCGCCCGATTAGCCATTAAGGGGTTGCTCAAGGGCAAGATAGTATCTAGGATACCGATGCCAGCAACCCTCCGGTTCCTGGCCCACCTTTACTTCGATCCCACCGACTGCGCCATTGCATTTTGgcacaccagaattacattaatttccaatgaaacgctgcgtttgccttgtgTTTAGTTGAAAACGCTGCGTTTGTTTCCAAACGTGCCTGCATCAGCCGAGACACAACATCTGACCTATGTCGTCGCCAGAGATCGCTTCCCTGTCCTGGGGACACATGAAGGTGAAGGGCTGCTCGTCTTCCTATAAGGACTGTAAGGTGTGGCCCGGGGGTAGCCGCGCAtgggactggagagagactgggacgGATGTAAGTTAAGATAATAAGACATGGACTGCGTCTCAATTGGCACCTTGTATGATGATAATgatgtgactgactgtgtgtagcATCACCCTGGAGTGCAGCCTGCAGATCTAGAGGAGGTGCTTCAGAAGGGAGTGGCGACTTTGGTCATCGGGCGGGGCATGAGTGAGGCGCTGCAGGTATCCCCCTAGCCCCATTCACACACTCTTCCCCTACTCGTTTACATGACAATTTCCCAAGATCTACACATTCACCCCAAAGATTgtttattatattgacaagatattaGTGCACTCTAACAATGGTAATAAATGTCCttaaagatggaaggcaggcgggaggtgagatcaggtgggactattcgagccaatgagagggcagaaaAGCTTGTGAACAATGGGCCATCGCGAtatatagaggactcatctttgtatctctgccattatagcgtctgtgacagcaataggctccattttaaagtagtacattttattttccttcattggctgatttttccaactcataggaatccccacccagttgactactttaaaatgttgGAAGCcttcaatggcaatgtccatgctgaAATAGATgatatccatgatgagtcctctcTTTATGACAAtaggcacaactccgatataaagtcgTTTTTGGGTTGCCGAAGTGCCAAGGGCGTCCACTTATTACactgcattcgtaacaacctattACGAAACTTATTTTCAATCAAATAAGAACAGTCACATTTATTGTTTATCAAATTCGACACTCtaacctcc
The genomic region above belongs to Salvelinus sp. IW2-2015 linkage group LG4p, ASM291031v2, whole genome shotgun sequence and contains:
- the aamdc gene encoding mth938 domain-containing protein produces the protein MSSPEIASLSWGHMKVKGCSSSYKDCKVWPGGSRAWDWRETGTDHHPGVQPADLEEVLQKGVATLVIGRGMSEALQVPSSTVDFVIQRGVELIVLQTEKAITEYNNLVGQGAKVGGIFHSTC